A single Agromyces sp. CF514 DNA region contains:
- the tatA gene encoding twin-arginine translocase TatA/TatE family subunit yields the protein MFANLTGWHFLIILVIILLLFGAPKLPALARSLGQSMKILKTEVRDTDGKGDPAAGGTGADGADATDGTAKKPDSTPGA from the coding sequence ATGTTCGCAAACCTCACCGGATGGCACTTCCTGATCATCCTGGTCATCATCCTGCTGCTCTTCGGCGCGCCCAAGCTCCCGGCGCTCGCGCGGAGCCTCGGGCAGTCGATGAAGATCCTCAAGACCGAGGTGCGCGACACCGACGGCAAGGGCGACCCGGCCGCAGGCGGCACGGGCGCCGACGGCGCAGACGCGACCGACGGCACCGCGAAGAAGCCCGATTCCACTCCAGGCGCCTGA
- a CDS encoding YafY family protein, which translates to MTQRRAALRAPDKLVFLLSLVPYLIEQQVVTVSEAATHFGATDDQIRDAVRLIAMSGLPGDTGTYQSNDLFDIDWDAFEEHDEIVIVHHVAIDEAPRLAAREAAALIAGLQYLAALPENADSTALASLMGKLRAGASSAPSGLAIAEPAADASLALIRRAITGGVQLEFDYLNARGEAGRRRTDPLRLISQDADWYLQAYCHTREDVRNFRVDRMSALDVLDLPVGDHDDLDVPETLFQGSSSDLDVVVDVAAEALPLLSDYLADSSTQEVDGRLRVTLRLAHVHGLKRLVAGLPGLVTVVAPADARQVVAEWAAAGLQGYDEASVR; encoded by the coding sequence ATGACCCAGCGACGCGCCGCACTGCGCGCTCCCGACAAGCTCGTGTTCCTGCTCTCGCTCGTGCCCTACCTGATCGAGCAGCAGGTGGTCACGGTGTCCGAGGCGGCGACGCATTTCGGCGCGACCGACGACCAGATCCGCGATGCGGTGCGCCTGATCGCCATGTCCGGACTGCCGGGCGACACGGGCACCTACCAGTCCAACGACCTCTTCGACATCGACTGGGACGCCTTCGAGGAGCACGACGAGATCGTCATCGTGCACCACGTGGCGATCGACGAGGCGCCGCGGCTCGCCGCACGCGAGGCCGCCGCGCTCATCGCCGGCCTGCAGTACCTCGCGGCCCTGCCCGAGAACGCCGACAGCACGGCGCTCGCCTCGCTCATGGGCAAGCTCAGGGCGGGCGCCTCCTCCGCGCCGTCCGGACTCGCGATCGCCGAACCCGCGGCGGATGCCTCGCTCGCGCTCATCCGACGCGCCATCACGGGCGGCGTGCAGCTCGAGTTCGACTACCTGAACGCCAGGGGCGAGGCAGGACGGCGGCGCACCGATCCGCTGCGCCTCATCTCCCAAGACGCCGACTGGTACCTCCAGGCCTACTGCCACACCCGCGAAGACGTGCGCAACTTCCGCGTCGACCGCATGAGCGCGCTCGACGTGCTCGACCTGCCCGTCGGAGACCACGACGACCTCGACGTGCCCGAGACGCTCTTCCAGGGATCCTCATCCGATCTCGACGTGGTCGTCGACGTCGCCGCCGAGGCACTGCCCCTGCTCTCCGACTACTTGGCCGACTCGTCGACGCAGGAGGTCGACGGACGCCTCCGGGTGACGCTGCGACTCGCCCACGTGCACGGGCTGAAGCGACTGGTCGCGGGGCTTCCCGGCCTCGTCACGGTCGTCGCGCCGGCCGATGCACGACAGGTCGTGGCGGAGTGGGCCGCGGCCGGCCTGCAGGGGTACGACGAGGCATCCGTCCGCTGA
- a CDS encoding glycerophosphodiester phosphodiesterase family protein produces MFAHRGLALEAPENTLLAFELALAAGAAYLETDVRLTRDGVVVIAHDATIDRVAGTSAVVADLTMPELTAVDLGFGQTFCTLAEALERFPRARFNIDVKVAEAVLPVAEVIRSAAASDRVLLTSFSDARRRRLAELVPGVATSVGQAGVIGALLATWLGSPSLVRRALRGAVALQVPERFGPVRIVSRRFAKVVHAAGAEVHVWTVNDPADMERLLDVGIDGLVSDRADLAVAVVARRN; encoded by the coding sequence GTGTTCGCACACCGCGGCCTCGCGCTGGAGGCCCCCGAGAACACGCTGCTCGCCTTCGAGCTCGCGCTGGCGGCCGGCGCCGCGTACCTCGAGACCGACGTGCGACTGACACGCGACGGCGTCGTCGTCATCGCCCACGACGCGACGATCGATCGTGTCGCCGGCACCTCGGCCGTGGTGGCCGACCTGACCATGCCCGAGCTCACGGCCGTCGACCTCGGCTTCGGGCAGACCTTCTGCACCCTGGCCGAGGCACTCGAGCGCTTTCCCCGAGCACGGTTCAACATCGACGTCAAGGTGGCCGAGGCGGTGCTGCCCGTCGCCGAGGTGATCCGTTCGGCCGCGGCATCCGATCGGGTGCTGCTGACGAGCTTCTCCGATGCACGACGCCGTCGTCTCGCCGAACTCGTGCCCGGCGTCGCGACCTCGGTGGGCCAGGCCGGCGTGATCGGCGCGCTGCTGGCGACCTGGCTCGGCTCCCCCTCGCTCGTACGACGGGCGCTCCGCGGCGCGGTCGCGTTGCAGGTGCCCGAGCGCTTCGGCCCCGTGCGCATCGTCTCCCGGCGATTCGCGAAGGTCGTGCATGCGGCCGGAGCCGAGGTGCACGTGTGGACCGTGAATGATCCGGCCGACATGGAACGCCTGCTCGATGTCGGCATCGACGGCCTCGTGAGCGACCGTGCGGACCTCGCCGTCGCGGTGGTCGCCCGCCGAAACTGA
- a CDS encoding SPFH domain-containing protein, whose translation MNVASVISTVIVVAIVIFVIVVIARSIRIVPQAYAGVVERLGRYHKTLTPGLNLLVPFIDRLRPLVDMRETVVSFPPQPVITEDNLVVSIDTVVYFQVTDARAATYEIANYLGAVEQLTTTTLRNVVGGLNLEEALTSRDNINGQLRVVLDEATGKWGIRVSRVELKAIDPPLSIQDSMEKQMRAERDRRALILTAEGTKQSAILTAEGQRQAAILQAEGDAKAAVLRAQGEAEAILTVFDAIHKGDPDPKLLGYQYLQMLPQLAEGQANKLWIIPSELTEALKGIGKAFTPPAGPTAPDAGGVPGASGTTSFGRS comes from the coding sequence GTGAATGTCGCATCGGTGATCTCGACGGTCATCGTCGTCGCGATCGTCATCTTCGTGATCGTGGTGATCGCGCGGTCGATCCGCATCGTGCCGCAGGCCTATGCGGGCGTCGTCGAACGGCTGGGTCGCTACCACAAGACGCTCACGCCGGGCCTGAACCTCCTCGTGCCGTTCATCGACCGGCTGCGCCCGCTCGTGGACATGCGCGAGACGGTCGTCTCGTTCCCGCCGCAGCCGGTGATCACCGAAGACAACCTCGTCGTCTCGATCGACACGGTCGTGTACTTCCAGGTGACCGACGCGCGCGCTGCGACCTACGAGATCGCGAACTACCTGGGTGCCGTCGAGCAGCTCACGACCACGACCCTCCGCAACGTCGTCGGCGGGCTGAACCTCGAAGAGGCACTGACCTCGCGCGACAACATCAACGGCCAGCTGCGCGTGGTGCTCGACGAGGCCACGGGCAAGTGGGGCATCCGCGTCTCGCGCGTCGAGCTCAAGGCGATCGACCCGCCCCTCTCGATCCAGGACTCGATGGAGAAGCAGATGCGCGCCGAGCGCGATCGTCGCGCGCTGATCCTCACGGCAGAGGGCACGAAGCAGTCGGCGATCCTCACGGCAGAGGGTCAGCGGCAGGCCGCGATCCTGCAGGCGGAGGGCGACGCCAAGGCCGCTGTGCTCCGCGCACAGGGCGAGGCCGAGGCGATCCTCACGGTCTTCGACGCCATCCACAAGGGCGACCCCGACCCCAAGCTGCTCGGGTACCAGTACCTGCAGATGCTCCCCCAGCTCGCCGAGGGGCAGGCCAACAAGCTCTGGATCATCCCGAGCGAGCTGACCGAAGCGCTGAAGGGCATCGGCAAGGCGTTCACGCCGCCCGCGGGTCCCACCGCTCCCGATGCCGGCGGGGTGCCCGGCGCGAGCGGCACGACCTCGTTCGGTCGCAGCTGA
- a CDS encoding NfeD family protein — protein sequence MDVLTQYAWIAWLVLILVFATIEVFTLEMTFLMLALGSVAGLLSGLFGIPWWAQFVVAAVVAIGLILTLRPSLLRALQRGADPARSNIDALIGVDGSVVRTVSPVGGQVRLQNGEVWTARLSPITEQADVAVGERVLVTGIDGATAVVVPLERSTPQ from the coding sequence GTGGATGTGCTCACCCAGTACGCGTGGATCGCCTGGTTGGTGCTCATCCTCGTCTTCGCCACGATCGAGGTGTTCACGCTCGAGATGACGTTCCTGATGCTCGCGCTCGGCAGCGTCGCGGGGCTCCTCTCCGGGCTCTTCGGCATTCCGTGGTGGGCGCAGTTCGTGGTCGCCGCGGTGGTGGCGATCGGCCTCATCCTCACGTTGCGGCCCTCGTTGCTCAGGGCCCTGCAGCGCGGAGCCGATCCGGCCCGCAGCAACATCGACGCGCTCATCGGCGTCGACGGCAGCGTCGTGCGCACCGTGAGCCCCGTTGGCGGCCAGGTGCGCCTGCAGAACGGCGAGGTGTGGACGGCACGCCTCTCCCCCATCACCGAACAGGCCGATGTCGCGGTCGGCGAGCGTGTGCTCGTCACGGGCATCGATGGCGCGACCGCCGTCGTCGTGCCGCTCGAGAGGAGCACTCCCCAGTGA
- the lnt gene encoding apolipoprotein N-acyltransferase encodes MPAPRPLMPLWAAVVAAVAGGLIYDLGFPGVSWWPLAFVGIALALLSLIGRSTWAALLVGFAFGLAFYLQQVSWTALYLGPVPWLALSVLESAFVAGGAVLITLAYRWVPRASDARWVRLYVLPALVAGLWCLREAVVGSFPYGGFPWGRAALSQSESPFAEVVSWAGSTGLGFVMVFLVAAIVEWVRAAGWRDLRTAIPVVAVALVALLVPQWQTTDAGTLRVASVQGNGPAGYFDEREQGDVLLAQLEATEPVLDEPGIDVLLWPEGGSDIDPLRSDRVARVFDRLSDDLDAPVLLNTVTVEGDDEASAQYFNTSMLWRSGEGAVATYDKRHPVPFGEYIPDRDFWYALAPDLIGLVQRGYTPGTNPPVFDLGDAVTGLAICFDVIYDDLIWEGIDDGAQVFMFQTNNADFRGTDENEQQLAIARLRAIETGRSVVNISTVGTSQVIDPAGRTIDSLPAYEPGAMVTDVALRDGRTPAVVLGQWVPWFVVGGAVLGLLAAGVLARRRDRG; translated from the coding sequence GTGCCCGCCCCGAGACCGTTGATGCCGCTGTGGGCGGCCGTCGTCGCCGCCGTCGCCGGCGGCCTGATCTACGACCTCGGGTTCCCGGGCGTCTCGTGGTGGCCGCTCGCGTTCGTCGGCATCGCGCTCGCGCTCCTGAGCCTCATCGGCCGTTCGACGTGGGCTGCCCTGCTCGTCGGCTTCGCGTTCGGCCTCGCCTTCTACCTGCAGCAGGTCTCGTGGACGGCCCTCTACCTCGGACCGGTCCCGTGGCTCGCGCTCTCGGTGCTCGAGTCCGCCTTCGTCGCGGGCGGCGCCGTGCTCATCACGCTCGCGTATCGCTGGGTTCCGCGGGCCAGCGACGCGCGCTGGGTGCGCCTGTACGTGCTCCCGGCGCTCGTCGCGGGACTCTGGTGCCTCCGCGAGGCGGTCGTCGGATCGTTCCCGTACGGCGGGTTCCCCTGGGGACGTGCGGCGCTCAGCCAGTCCGAGAGCCCGTTCGCCGAGGTCGTCTCGTGGGCCGGCAGCACCGGCCTCGGTTTCGTCATGGTCTTCCTCGTGGCCGCGATCGTGGAGTGGGTGCGCGCGGCCGGCTGGCGCGACCTGCGTACGGCGATCCCCGTGGTGGCCGTCGCGCTCGTCGCGTTGCTCGTGCCCCAATGGCAGACGACGGATGCCGGCACGCTGCGCGTGGCCAGCGTGCAGGGCAACGGACCTGCGGGCTACTTCGACGAGCGCGAGCAGGGCGACGTGCTGCTCGCCCAGCTCGAGGCCACCGAGCCCGTGCTCGACGAGCCGGGCATCGACGTGCTGCTCTGGCCCGAGGGCGGTTCGGACATCGACCCGCTCCGATCCGATCGCGTGGCACGGGTCTTCGACCGGCTGAGCGACGACCTCGACGCGCCCGTGCTGCTGAACACCGTGACGGTCGAGGGCGACGACGAGGCGAGCGCGCAGTACTTCAACACGTCGATGCTGTGGCGTTCAGGCGAAGGCGCCGTCGCGACCTATGACAAGCGCCACCCGGTGCCGTTCGGCGAGTACATCCCCGATCGCGACTTCTGGTACGCGCTCGCGCCCGACCTGATCGGACTCGTCCAGCGCGGATACACGCCCGGCACCAACCCGCCGGTGTTCGACCTCGGCGACGCGGTGACCGGACTCGCGATCTGCTTCGACGTCATCTACGACGACCTCATCTGGGAGGGCATCGACGACGGCGCGCAGGTGTTCATGTTCCAGACGAACAACGCCGACTTCCGGGGAACCGACGAGAACGAGCAACAGCTCGCGATCGCCAGGCTCCGCGCGATCGAGACGGGTCGGTCGGTCGTGAACATCTCGACGGTCGGCACGAGTCAGGTGATCGACCCGGCCGGGCGCACCATCGATTCGCTTCCGGCGTACGAGCCCGGCGCGATGGTGACCGACGTCGCGCTGCGCGACGGGCGCACGCCCGCGGTCGTGCTCGGGCAGTGGGTGCCGTGGTTCGTCGTCGGCGGTGCCGTGCTCGGTCTCCTCGCAGCGGGCGTACTCGCACGCCGACGCGACCGCGGCTGA
- a CDS encoding RNA helicase: protein MSLSPAERYAMSREQRRRPRLQDFAASQRFDLDAFQHAACGALDEGRSVLVAAPTGAGKTVVAEFAVYLAMQQADAKVFYTTPIKALSNQKYQEFVETWGAEDVGLLTGDTNINSNARIVVMTTEVLRNMLYAESPTLDRLAYVVMDEVHYLADRFRGAVWEEVIIHLPEDVRLVSLSATVSNAEEFGDWLQAVRGDTDVIVSEDRPVPLEQHVLVKAKLVDLFDSSGNAATNRVNPELIQLARAGGRSISSRSARGRRGGDRGRFHQGGAQGTGRIDRPEVVDLLHGKHLLPAIFFIFSRAGCDQAVRQVLRSGIRLTETAERDEIRAVVESRVQMLRDEDLAVLGYWDWLEGLQRGVAAHHAGMLPAFKEVVEELFQRKLVKVVFATETLALGVNMPARSVVLEKLEKFNGEARVPITPGEYTQLMGRAGRRGIDVEGHSVIQWVDGLDPEAVAALASRRSYPMNSSFKPTYNMAVNLVDQFGRERTRQVLELSFAQFQADRAVVDLARTLRKQEESMAGFEQAMRCHLGDFAEYAAIRRRIGDLERSNSKGNPTHTQRERIQRDLASARKQMRAHPCHGCAEREQHARWAERWWRLHREHEQLSRQIHSRTGQIAKQFDRVADVLEHLGYLERTADGGMVSTAAGRILKRIYGERDLLVAECLRHGLWNGLDVPSVAAMAVSLVYEPRRDDSGEQFRLPRGRFRDAFDRTTDVWSELDDLERDNRLKGSDVPSPALAMAMHAWASGAGLGAVLSDTDLAAGDFVRVAKQVVDLLDQVSIVADAELGATARAAIDAVRRGVVAYGSTV, encoded by the coding sequence ATGAGCCTCTCGCCGGCGGAACGGTATGCGATGTCGCGCGAACAGCGTCGACGTCCCCGACTCCAGGATTTCGCGGCATCCCAACGATTCGACCTCGACGCCTTCCAACATGCCGCGTGCGGTGCGCTCGACGAAGGCAGGAGCGTGCTCGTCGCGGCGCCGACCGGGGCGGGCAAGACCGTCGTGGCCGAGTTCGCCGTGTACCTCGCGATGCAGCAGGCGGACGCGAAGGTCTTTTACACGACGCCGATCAAGGCGCTCTCGAACCAGAAGTACCAGGAGTTCGTCGAGACCTGGGGCGCCGAAGACGTGGGCCTGTTGACCGGCGACACGAACATCAACTCCAACGCGCGCATCGTGGTCATGACCACCGAGGTGCTCCGCAACATGCTGTACGCCGAGTCGCCCACGCTCGACCGCCTCGCCTACGTGGTCATGGACGAGGTGCACTACCTCGCCGACCGCTTCCGCGGTGCCGTGTGGGAGGAGGTCATCATCCACCTCCCCGAAGACGTGCGACTGGTCTCCCTGTCGGCGACCGTGTCGAACGCCGAGGAGTTCGGCGACTGGCTCCAGGCCGTGCGAGGAGACACCGACGTCATCGTCTCCGAGGACCGCCCCGTGCCGCTCGAGCAGCACGTGCTGGTGAAGGCGAAGCTCGTCGACCTGTTCGACTCGTCGGGCAATGCGGCGACCAATCGGGTCAACCCCGAGCTGATCCAGCTCGCTCGCGCAGGCGGCCGCTCGATCTCGTCGCGATCGGCCCGCGGTCGACGCGGCGGCGACCGCGGGCGGTTCCACCAGGGCGGCGCGCAGGGCACCGGGCGCATCGACCGGCCCGAGGTCGTCGACCTGCTGCACGGCAAGCACCTGCTGCCCGCCATCTTCTTCATCTTCTCGCGTGCCGGGTGCGACCAGGCCGTCCGCCAGGTGCTCAGGTCGGGCATCCGCCTCACCGAGACCGCCGAGCGCGACGAGATCCGAGCCGTCGTCGAGTCGCGGGTGCAGATGCTCCGCGACGAGGACCTCGCGGTGCTCGGCTATTGGGACTGGCTCGAGGGCCTGCAACGCGGGGTCGCGGCGCATCACGCCGGCATGCTCCCGGCGTTCAAGGAGGTCGTCGAGGAGCTCTTCCAGCGCAAGCTGGTAAAGGTCGTCTTCGCGACCGAGACGCTCGCACTCGGGGTCAACATGCCGGCGAGGTCGGTCGTGCTCGAGAAGCTCGAGAAGTTCAACGGCGAGGCGCGCGTGCCGATCACACCGGGGGAGTACACCCAGCTCATGGGCCGTGCCGGCCGACGCGGCATCGACGTCGAGGGTCACTCGGTGATCCAGTGGGTCGACGGACTCGACCCCGAGGCCGTCGCGGCGCTGGCCTCCCGGCGGAGCTACCCGATGAACTCGAGCTTCAAGCCGACCTACAACATGGCCGTGAACCTGGTCGACCAGTTCGGGCGCGAGCGCACGCGTCAGGTGCTCGAACTCTCGTTCGCGCAGTTCCAGGCCGACCGGGCGGTCGTCGACCTCGCGCGCACCCTGCGCAAGCAGGAGGAGTCGATGGCGGGCTTCGAGCAGGCCATGCGCTGTCACCTGGGCGACTTCGCGGAGTACGCGGCGATCCGCCGGCGCATCGGCGACCTCGAACGGTCGAACTCGAAGGGCAATCCGACGCACACGCAGCGCGAGCGCATCCAGCGAGACCTCGCCTCAGCCCGCAAGCAGATGCGCGCCCACCCGTGCCACGGCTGCGCCGAGCGCGAGCAGCACGCCCGCTGGGCGGAGCGATGGTGGCGGCTCCACCGCGAGCACGAGCAGCTCTCCCGGCAGATCCACTCGCGAACGGGCCAGATCGCGAAGCAGTTCGATCGCGTCGCCGACGTGCTCGAGCATCTGGGCTACCTCGAGCGCACCGCCGACGGGGGCATGGTCTCCACGGCCGCCGGGCGCATCCTGAAGCGCATCTACGGCGAACGAGACCTGCTCGTCGCCGAGTGCCTGCGCCACGGGCTCTGGAACGGCCTCGACGTGCCGTCGGTCGCGGCGATGGCGGTCTCGCTCGTCTACGAGCCGCGACGCGACGACAGCGGCGAGCAGTTCCGCCTGCCGCGCGGCCGGTTCCGCGACGCGTTCGACCGCACGACCGATGTATGGAGCGAGCTCGACGACCTCGAGCGCGACAACCGCCTGAAGGGGAGCGACGTGCCCTCGCCCGCGCTGGCCATGGCCATGCACGCGTGGGCCTCGGGTGCAGGCCTCGGCGCCGTGCTCTCCGACACCGATCTCGCCGCGGGCGACTTCGTGCGGGTGGCCAAGCAGGTCGTCGACCTGCTCGACCAGGTGTCGATCGTGGCCGACGCCGAGCTCGGCGCCACGGCTCGCGCGGCGATCGATGCGGTGCGCCGGGGCGTCGTCGCGTACGGCTCGACCGTTTGA
- the tatC gene encoding twin-arginine translocase subunit TatC gives MTATTARGEKNHERRMSLGAHLIELRKRLFIAAIAIVVGGIAGWLLTEWFVWDAIQQPVVSVAKAQAEAYAAAHPGEDVPQVASIVFPTISSAFDLRLQLAFTIGLVISSPVWLYQIFAFLVPGLNTRERKFTLGFFLSAIPLFLAGCAAGWFVLPNIVKLMTSFVPEGGETLLTAKEYLDFVQKLVLAIGIAFVLPVFIVLLNFAGVISAASIIKSWRVAILVIVLFTAIATPSADIVSMFMLAIPMIGLYFLAWFIAHLHDRRVERRNSEEFGAAV, from the coding sequence ATGACCGCGACAACGGCGCGCGGTGAGAAGAACCACGAGCGGCGGATGTCGCTCGGGGCGCACCTGATCGAACTCCGCAAGCGGCTGTTCATCGCGGCGATCGCCATCGTGGTCGGTGGCATCGCCGGGTGGCTGCTCACGGAATGGTTCGTCTGGGACGCGATCCAGCAACCCGTGGTCAGCGTCGCCAAGGCGCAGGCCGAGGCGTATGCGGCAGCGCACCCCGGCGAAGACGTCCCGCAGGTTGCCAGCATCGTCTTCCCGACGATCTCCAGCGCGTTCGACCTGCGCCTGCAGCTGGCGTTCACGATCGGCCTCGTCATCTCGAGCCCGGTCTGGCTCTACCAGATCTTCGCGTTCCTCGTCCCGGGGCTGAACACGCGCGAGCGCAAGTTCACGCTCGGGTTCTTCCTCTCGGCGATCCCGCTGTTCCTCGCCGGCTGCGCTGCCGGCTGGTTCGTGCTGCCGAACATCGTGAAGCTCATGACGAGCTTCGTGCCAGAGGGCGGCGAGACGCTGCTCACGGCCAAGGAGTACCTCGACTTCGTGCAGAAGCTCGTGCTCGCGATCGGCATCGCATTCGTGCTGCCCGTGTTCATCGTGCTGCTGAACTTCGCGGGCGTCATCAGCGCCGCGTCGATCATCAAGTCGTGGCGCGTCGCGATCCTCGTCATCGTGCTGTTCACCGCCATCGCCACGCCGTCGGCCGACATCGTGTCGATGTTCATGCTGGCGATCCCCATGATCGGCCTCTACTTCCTGGCGTGGTTCATCGCGCACCTGCACGACCGCCGTGTCGAGCGTCGAAACAGCGAGGAGTTCGGCGCGGCTGTCTAG
- a CDS encoding RNA polymerase-binding protein RbpA, producing MADRSLRGMRIGAQSLQSEDGVIFADRAQYTYRCEACNHETVMIFSTEAETPEEWECRNCGASAVLLVDSKPVEIDRSGEKVARTHWDMLLERRTRAELEELLEERLAFLRARRGQKQSA from the coding sequence ATGGCGGACCGGAGCCTACGAGGCATGCGCATCGGCGCTCAGAGCCTGCAAAGTGAAGACGGCGTGATCTTCGCAGACCGCGCGCAGTACACGTACCGCTGCGAGGCATGCAACCACGAGACGGTCATGATCTTCTCGACCGAGGCCGAGACTCCCGAGGAGTGGGAGTGCCGCAACTGCGGCGCGTCCGCAGTGCTCCTCGTCGACTCGAAGCCGGTCGAGATCGACCGTTCGGGCGAGAAGGTCGCCCGCACCCACTGGGACATGCTGCTCGAGCGCCGTACCCGCGCCGAGCTCGAAGAGCTGCTCGAGGAGCGCCTCGCGTTCCTCCGTGCGCGCCGCGGGCAGAAGCAGAGCGCCTAG
- a CDS encoding YafY family protein translates to MTGGERRDVKIPVEDRLFSLVLALLATETGLLKAEILSTVRGYAERYDPHGGNANLERQFERDKDEVRELGIPLETVESPDRPGDNQALRYRIPKGQYDLPDAVRFTPDELALLALAGEVWRGASLSEDSRRALTKIRGLGIEPREPVIGYAPRLRVRDAAFEPLRTALDRRQRVRFAYLKPGETAPRERRVDPYAVVLHEGRWHLHGRDVDADGLRTFLLSRIIGRVEVVAGATFEPPAEGVQDRILAELDELRLSNVADLAVTAGSDAEVRLGKRAVLGDEDAGVIRLHFTDVAVFADELAAYGPEVRVLGPADLRDAVRDRLRMVAEAHAAGPNADARPNAYGTPSAPRTEGSR, encoded by the coding sequence GTGACCGGCGGCGAACGAAGAGACGTGAAGATCCCGGTCGAAGACCGCCTGTTCAGTCTCGTGCTCGCGCTCCTCGCGACCGAGACCGGACTGTTGAAGGCCGAGATCCTCTCGACGGTTCGCGGGTACGCGGAGCGCTACGATCCGCACGGCGGCAACGCGAACCTCGAGCGGCAGTTCGAGCGCGACAAAGACGAGGTGCGCGAGCTCGGCATCCCGCTCGAGACCGTCGAGTCGCCAGACCGCCCGGGCGACAACCAGGCGCTGCGCTACCGCATCCCGAAGGGCCAGTACGACCTGCCCGACGCCGTGCGGTTCACGCCCGACGAACTCGCCCTGCTGGCGCTGGCCGGCGAGGTCTGGCGCGGCGCCTCGCTCTCCGAGGACTCGCGCAGGGCCCTCACGAAGATCCGCGGGCTCGGCATCGAACCGCGCGAACCGGTCATCGGCTACGCGCCGAGGCTGCGGGTGCGCGATGCGGCGTTCGAACCGCTGCGCACCGCGCTCGATCGTCGCCAGCGCGTGCGATTCGCCTACCTCAAGCCCGGTGAGACTGCCCCGCGCGAGCGCCGCGTCGATCCGTACGCGGTCGTGCTCCACGAGGGCCGGTGGCACCTGCACGGCCGCGACGTCGACGCGGACGGCCTCCGCACGTTCCTGCTCTCGCGCATCATCGGCAGGGTCGAGGTCGTCGCGGGCGCCACGTTCGAGCCGCCCGCCGAGGGCGTGCAGGACCGGATCCTCGCCGAGCTCGACGAGCTGCGCCTCAGCAACGTCGCCGACCTCGCCGTGACGGCCGGCAGCGACGCCGAGGTCCGCCTGGGCAAGCGAGCAGTCCTCGGCGACGAAGACGCGGGCGTCATCCGCCTGCACTTCACCGATGTCGCGGTGTTCGCCGACGAGCTCGCCGCCTACGGTCCCGAGGTGCGCGTGCTCGGCCCAGCAGACCTCCGCGACGCCGTGCGCGACCGGCTGCGCATGGTCGCCGAGGCGCACGCGGCCGGCCCGAACGCAGACGCTCGGCCGAACGCGTACGGCACTCCTTCCGCTCCGCGAACAGAGGGCTCGAGATGA
- a CDS encoding SDR family oxidoreductase, which translates to MTNPLAPGSLTGKVALVTGSSRGIGADTAKYLAGAGAAVVINYRSKAPRAEKVVAEIATAGGRAIAVGADLTDAASVTAMFEQAVAAFGPVDVLVLNASGGMETGMGEDYAMRLNRDAQVNVVDNALPHLAEGARIVFVTSHQAHFIRTTPTMAEYVPVALSKRAGEDALRAKLPEFEAAGVEFVVVSGDMIEGTITATLLERANPGAIAARKEDAGKLYNVAEFAAEVAAAAVDQIPADHTRYVGDTSGFAPEA; encoded by the coding sequence GTGACCAACCCACTCGCCCCTGGATCCCTGACCGGCAAGGTCGCTCTCGTGACGGGTTCGTCGCGCGGAATCGGCGCCGACACCGCCAAGTACCTCGCGGGCGCCGGCGCTGCCGTCGTCATCAACTACCGCAGCAAGGCTCCGCGCGCCGAGAAGGTCGTCGCCGAGATCGCCACCGCGGGAGGCCGGGCGATCGCCGTGGGCGCAGACCTCACCGACGCGGCATCCGTGACCGCCATGTTCGAGCAGGCCGTGGCCGCCTTCGGCCCGGTCGACGTGCTCGTGCTGAACGCCTCCGGCGGCATGGAGACCGGCATGGGCGAGGACTACGCCATGCGCCTGAACCGCGATGCGCAGGTCAACGTCGTCGACAACGCACTGCCGCACCTCGCCGAGGGCGCACGCATCGTCTTCGTGACGAGCCACCAGGCGCACTTCATCCGCACGACGCCGACCATGGCCGAGTACGTGCCCGTCGCCCTGTCGAAGCGCGCCGGCGAAGACGCGCTCCGCGCCAAGCTCCCCGAGTTCGAGGCAGCGGGCGTCGAGTTCGTGGTCGTGTCCGGAGACATGATCGAAGGCACCATCACGGCGACGCTGCTCGAGCGCGCGAACCCCGGTGCGATCGCCGCCCGCAAGGAGGACGCGGGCAAGCTCTACAACGTGGCCGAGTTCGCGGCAGAGGTCGCGGCCGCGGCGGTCGACCAGATCCCCGCCGACCACACGCGCTACGTCGGCGACACCTCGGGTTTCGCACCCGAGGCCTGA